A part of Komagataeibacter medellinensis NBRC 3288 genomic DNA contains:
- a CDS encoding IS5 family transposase (programmed frameshift): MEEGDRTGTFTDETWAIWEPLIEEVRPRGKTPPHDLRRTIAAIFWRHENGAKWRSIPAELGPWWRAAQLFIRWAKLGVWERLLALVQEQQGVAFGMTFLDGTNIRAHHKAAGAPKKGASFEERDHREALGRSRGGYGTKVCVIADGHGKAFGFALAPGQAHELSLAPAMLDSLPATPLWVVADKGYASNAMRERIWDMGARPAIPAKRRDGPVACPKWAYRCRHLVENLWARLKEWRAVATRYEKTATSFLAVIHIAAAADWIKP, from the exons ATGGAAGAAGGAGACAGAACAGGCACCTTTACGGACGAGACATGGGCGATCTGGGAACCTCTGATTGAGGAGGTTCGCCCGAGGGGCAAGACGCCGCCACATGATCTGCGGCGGACGATAGCAGCGATTTTCTGGCGTCATGAGAATGGCGCGAAATGGCGGAGTATCCCCGCTGAACTGGGTCCGTGGTGGCGGGCTGCGCAGCTTTTCATCCGCTGGGCGAAGCTCGGCGTATGGGAGCGGCTGCTCGCACTGGTTCAGGAACAACAGGGAGTGGCATTCGGAATGACTTTTCTGGATGGCACAAACATCAGGGCTCACCACAAAGCGGCGGGAGCCC CAAAAAAAGGGGCCTCTTTCGAAGAGCGAGACCATCGTGAAGCACTTGGCCGCTCTCGCGGCGGCTATGGCACAAAAGTCTGCGTGATCGCTGATGGACATGGAAAAGCCTTCGGTTTTGCGCTGGCCCCTGGACAGGCTCATGAACTGTCTCTGGCACCAGCCATGCTCGACAGCCTTCCCGCCACTCCCCTGTGGGTAGTAGCGGACAAGGGCTACGCGTCGAACGCCATGCGTGAACGGATATGGGACATGGGAGCACGGCCAGCCATTCCCGCGAAACGACGCGATGGCCCGGTCGCCTGCCCGAAATGGGCCTATCGGTGTCGGCATCTCGTTGAGAACCTCTGGGCTCGCCTCAAGGAGTGGCGCGCTGTCGCAACCAGATATGAAAAAACAGCAACGTCGTTCCTCGCGGTCATCCACATCGCTGCCGCAGCAGACTGGATCAAGCCCTAA
- a CDS encoding IS5 family transposase (programmed frameshift), translating to MEEGDRTGTFTDETWAIWEPLIEEVRPRGKTPPHDLRRTIAAIFWRHENGAKWRSIPAELGPWWRAAQLFIRWAKLGVWERLLALVQEQQGVAFGMTFLDGTNIRAHHKAAGAPKKGASFEERDHREALGRSRGGYGTKVCVIADGHGKAFGFALAPGQAHELPLAPAMLDSLPATPLWVVADKGYASNAMRERIWDMGARPAIPAKRRDGPVACPKWAYRCRHLVENLWARLKEWRAVATRYEKTATSFLAVIHIAAAADWIKP from the exons ATGGAAGAAGGAGACAGAACAGGCACCTTTACGGACGAGACATGGGCGATCTGGGAACCTCTGATTGAGGAGGTTCGCCCGAGGGGCAAGACGCCGCCACATGATCTGCGGCGGACGATAGCAGCGATTTTCTGGCGTCATGAGAATGGCGCGAAATGGCGGAGTATCCCCGCTGAACTGGGTCCGTGGTGGCGGGCTGCGCAGCTTTTCATCCGCTGGGCGAAGCTCGGCGTATGGGAGCGGCTGCTCGCACTGGTTCAGGAACAACAGGGAGTGGCATTCGGAATGACTTTTCTGGATGGCACAAACATCAGGGCTCACCACAAAGCGGCGGGAGCCC CAAAAAAAGGGGCCTCTTTCGAAGAGCGAGACCATCGTGAAGCACTTGGCCGCTCTCGCGGCGGCTATGGCACAAAAGTCTGCGTGATCGCTGATGGACATGGAAAAGCCTTCGGTTTTGCGCTGGCCCCTGGACAGGCTCATGAACTGCCTCTGGCACCAGCCATGCTCGACAGCCTTCCCGCCACTCCCCTGTGGGTAGTAGCGGACAAGGGCTACGCGTCGAACGCCATGCGTGAACGGATATGGGACATGGGAGCACGGCCAGCCATTCCCGCGAAACGACGCGATGGCCCGGTCGCCTGCCCCAAATGGGCCTATCGGTGTCGGCATCTCGTTGAGAACCTCTGGGCTCGCCTCAAGGAGTGGCGCGCTGTCGCAACCAGATATGAAAAAACAGCAACGTCGTTCCTCGCGGTCATCCACATCGCTGCCGCAGCAGACTGGATCAAGCCCTAA
- the mobF gene encoding MobF family relaxase: MMTFRKISAESSGRLITAYFTQELPDPEHDFRTQPGKVPDADGGRLTSYYTGRDGRASWRPGMRPEIAAALGIDPKTPPKNAQLNRLFEAKRADNGDDWSRNARKISAYDLTLAPHKSVTLAAEFAPTEAERAAIWHAIDRANDATMLYVAREIGFARRGHGGEDGANPGEVAWVSFRHDTARPTVEARDAGTGQTYLIDTPTGGDPHAHIHNALFNVVVTEEGHVGSLDTKRLRSRVHEFGAYFQAQLADELRRIGIAQQYDANEQATVISAVPQDISDFFSKGRRNVIRAAKEYAAAEGADWAHMPIDRKRRILSMAGLAARLDKDKGTSDHEIWREQARRLGWEEKSLLGTPAAPVGTREQRYDIAYRFAARHLAREFETAAVIDHDKLRTYAARGLIGTGIEGGVKDIDHVVALIEQRGLELGGERVSLIQEMRGDRLRVTNSAQIAIEEDLAIQAARASGDRSGALSDRQITEAIGRSPLDFASEHGKTQKAAIYALGRGGALSMLTGVAGSGKTALLSPLVDAWKHDTRYDTNGRRVIGIANAWRQADALREAGIFDTSAMLPFLARLERGDVDVDRNTVLVIDEVGQVGPRQMLRLLQVQRDTGCTIKALGDHEQAQNIEAGDAIEMLRRVLDPEDMPELLSSVRQVSARNREIADLFRGAEPEESDLESHEFTGAAANAHTDEENDDDVRNRFHLKEVRDAIDMKRADGTIRLVGGDHEEVLQDIARLYVTRRDALVADGAGLRRGRTKTISMSALTNQDAADLSRAVRKILQERGEISTHEITVQAIDQRGETYDLAIATGDRLRLYRRTWGSVDGKGATVGNNGDVVEVLAHGDAGLRVRTKDGLVADVEWRRFRDVKTGRVMLGFGHAMTIDAAQGLTSDEHINALPRGVELATGFTSYVAESRARGTTWTMISDGATFEAVRNQRPLGDTTPITSDDLWNHVAKKMAHKPYKSLGTDLVARTRKARDARIRELIALGRMQETLTKSGRPYGREIILETQARQAERLHKARLAEIDARLQVMIRNAPAVMTGAEQTLRSQRAAQVLGRRPPVPSASPGAAS; encoded by the coding sequence ATGATGACGTTCCGGAAAATCTCGGCTGAGAGCAGCGGTCGGCTGATCACTGCCTATTTCACGCAGGAACTGCCAGATCCAGAGCACGATTTCCGTACCCAGCCTGGAAAAGTGCCTGACGCGGATGGTGGCCGACTGACCAGCTATTACACCGGTCGCGATGGGCGGGCCTCGTGGCGACCGGGCATGCGACCCGAGATTGCAGCGGCTCTTGGCATTGATCCGAAGACACCACCTAAGAACGCGCAACTCAATCGCCTGTTTGAAGCAAAGAGGGCCGATAATGGCGATGACTGGTCAAGGAACGCCCGCAAGATCAGTGCCTATGATCTGACCCTGGCGCCACACAAATCAGTTACGCTTGCGGCCGAGTTTGCGCCGACCGAGGCCGAGAGGGCAGCCATCTGGCACGCCATTGATCGGGCAAACGACGCCACCATGCTCTATGTCGCGCGGGAAATCGGTTTCGCGCGGCGCGGTCATGGGGGCGAAGACGGTGCCAACCCGGGCGAGGTCGCCTGGGTGTCATTCCGGCATGATACCGCGCGCCCGACGGTCGAGGCGCGTGACGCGGGGACAGGCCAGACCTATCTGATCGATACGCCAACAGGCGGCGATCCCCATGCCCATATCCATAATGCCCTGTTCAATGTCGTAGTCACGGAAGAGGGACATGTGGGTTCACTCGACACGAAGCGGCTGCGATCGCGCGTTCACGAATTTGGAGCATATTTCCAGGCACAGCTCGCTGATGAACTGCGCCGGATCGGCATCGCCCAGCAATACGATGCGAATGAACAGGCGACGGTCATCTCGGCCGTGCCGCAGGATATATCGGATTTCTTCAGCAAGGGACGACGCAACGTCATCAGGGCGGCCAAGGAGTACGCCGCGGCGGAAGGAGCGGACTGGGCGCATATGCCGATCGACCGCAAGCGCCGCATCCTGTCCATGGCCGGCCTGGCAGCCCGGCTCGACAAGGACAAAGGTACGAGTGACCATGAGATATGGCGCGAGCAGGCCAGGCGTCTTGGCTGGGAGGAAAAAAGTCTGCTTGGCACGCCAGCAGCGCCTGTGGGCACCAGGGAACAACGATACGATATTGCCTACCGTTTCGCTGCCCGTCATCTCGCAAGGGAGTTTGAAACAGCCGCCGTGATCGATCACGACAAGCTCAGAACGTATGCTGCCCGGGGCCTGATCGGCACCGGCATCGAGGGTGGGGTGAAGGACATCGATCATGTCGTGGCCCTTATTGAACAGCGTGGTCTTGAACTCGGCGGGGAACGGGTCTCGCTGATTCAGGAGATGCGTGGCGACCGGCTGAGGGTGACGAATTCCGCGCAGATCGCTATCGAGGAGGACCTCGCGATTCAGGCGGCTCGTGCTTCAGGAGACCGGAGCGGGGCGCTGTCGGACCGCCAGATCACAGAAGCGATCGGACGATCGCCGCTTGACTTCGCGAGCGAACATGGAAAGACGCAAAAGGCTGCGATCTACGCTCTTGGCCGGGGCGGCGCGCTCTCCATGCTCACCGGCGTCGCGGGTTCCGGGAAGACGGCCCTGCTGTCTCCGCTGGTTGATGCGTGGAAACATGATACGCGTTATGACACGAATGGTCGCAGGGTTATCGGGATTGCCAATGCCTGGCGCCAGGCAGACGCATTACGTGAGGCCGGCATCTTTGACACAAGCGCTATGCTGCCCTTTCTGGCGCGGCTGGAGAGGGGTGACGTCGATGTGGATCGAAACACGGTACTGGTGATTGACGAGGTCGGTCAGGTCGGCCCACGCCAGATGCTTCGCCTGTTACAGGTGCAGCGTGATACTGGTTGCACGATCAAGGCGCTGGGTGACCACGAGCAGGCGCAGAATATCGAGGCAGGGGACGCCATCGAGATGTTGCGCCGGGTCCTGGATCCGGAAGATATGCCTGAACTTCTGTCCAGCGTCCGGCAGGTATCTGCAAGAAATCGCGAGATTGCTGATCTGTTTCGTGGCGCAGAACCGGAAGAGAGCGATCTGGAATCTCACGAGTTCACGGGGGCTGCGGCCAACGCGCATACGGACGAGGAAAATGATGACGACGTCCGTAACAGGTTCCATCTGAAGGAAGTCCGGGATGCGATCGATATGAAACGGGCGGATGGAACGATCCGTCTGGTCGGCGGCGACCATGAGGAAGTCCTGCAGGATATTGCCCGGCTGTATGTGACGCGTCGCGATGCTCTGGTCGCCGACGGTGCCGGCCTGCGGCGAGGCCGGACCAAGACGATCAGCATGTCGGCGCTGACCAATCAGGATGCTGCCGATCTGAGTCGTGCTGTCCGTAAAATCCTGCAGGAGCGCGGCGAGATCTCGACGCATGAAATCACCGTGCAGGCTATTGATCAGCGCGGCGAAACCTATGATCTCGCGATCGCTACGGGCGACCGGCTTCGGCTGTATCGTCGGACATGGGGCAGTGTGGATGGAAAGGGCGCCACAGTCGGAAATAACGGCGACGTGGTGGAGGTTCTGGCCCATGGCGATGCGGGGCTTCGCGTCCGCACGAAGGACGGGCTTGTTGCCGATGTCGAATGGCGGCGGTTTCGTGATGTGAAGACTGGTCGGGTAATGCTCGGGTTCGGACATGCCATGACGATTGATGCGGCACAGGGGCTTACTTCCGATGAGCATATCAATGCCCTGCCGCGAGGCGTTGAACTGGCGACGGGATTTACCTCATACGTCGCGGAAAGCCGGGCGCGTGGAACCACATGGACCATGATCTCCGATGGCGCGACGTTTGAGGCGGTCCGGAACCAGAGGCCGCTCGGGGATACCACGCCCATCACCAGTGACGACCTGTGGAATCATGTGGCAAAGAAAATGGCGCATAAACCCTATAAATCATTGGGTACGGATCTGGTTGCCCGAACCCGCAAGGCCCGGGATGCGAGGATCCGGGAACTGATCGCGCTTGGGCGCATGCAGGAGACACTGACGAAGTCAGGTCGCCCCTATGGAAGGGAGATTATTCTGGAAACGCAGGCGCGGCAGGCCGAGCGCCTGCATAAGGCGCGTCTGGCCGAGATCGACGCCAGGCTGCAGGTCATGATCAGGAACGCACCAGCAGTCATGACGGGTGCGGAGCAGACGCTTCGGAGCCAACGGGCCGCCCAGGTGCTGGGCAGGCGTCCCCCTGTGCCATCTGCGTCGCCAGGCGCCGCCAGCTAG
- a CDS encoding Ros/MucR family transcriptional regulator: MPEEQQRQLALTVEIITAYVSENKISPDELIRLIGTVYNSLSVPTASGVKEQIPAVPIKRSVFPDYIICLEDGKKLKMLKRHLQASYGMTPEEYRRKWGLPSHYPMVAPNYTVRRSELAREIGLGRDIMSTATKSGDEDTTEPTLSDRPQGRRRGRKKAIH, encoded by the coding sequence ATGCCCGAAGAACAACAAAGACAGCTGGCGCTGACCGTGGAAATCATAACTGCTTATGTATCGGAAAATAAAATATCGCCGGACGAACTTATCAGGCTGATTGGGACTGTTTACAATTCATTGTCCGTCCCGACTGCTTCGGGCGTAAAAGAACAGATACCTGCCGTTCCCATCAAGCGGTCCGTATTTCCGGATTATATCATATGTCTTGAAGATGGGAAAAAGCTGAAAATGCTCAAACGGCATCTGCAGGCATCCTATGGCATGACGCCTGAAGAATATCGGCGGAAATGGGGACTTCCATCTCATTACCCTATGGTCGCTCCCAATTACACAGTACGCCGATCGGAACTTGCAAGAGAGATTGGGCTGGGGCGGGATATAATGTCCACTGCCACCAAATCTGGTGATGAGGACACGACAGAACCTACATTGTCTGACAGGCCGCAAGGACGTCGCCGGGGTAGAAAGAAGGCCATCCACTAA
- a CDS encoding Fic family protein, whose amino-acid sequence MADPIGGMWLALKYDAEPFGGLAVKSQLGSRRSSSHHNLYSIETYPENMRPADTAAAHLQFHLRHEPTSLELLARVFAKTGPGFVQEWINSAPTGQYARRASFLFEFVTGQTLVPPVDLGGNYVSALDGSFQVTASPDRMSNVSRWRVRDNMPGNRFFCPFIPLSTQLKTASEMDVSAGYGELVQEFGENMLARAAVWLTNRESKASFTIEGEEHQLDRIQRFSHVLATRTGQGTVPLTDTDLAELQRNILGDVTITEHFGLRLSPVFVGEYTMRYENVVHYLAPPADDVADMLEGLKIFLDRTEGQSPVMRSAVAAFGFVYIHPLSDGNGRVHRFLINDVLRRDGAIPDQIILPISATIIGDPTSRRNYDQILDRVSKPLMRQITDHVSFDRDMKTYPDGIKSNLDFSSPDLARPAWRYINFAPHVIYLSAALEMTIKHHMKEEAIYLRSHHNARQALKELVEMPDMDADRIIRSLRDTRFIPSGKIQKEYPMIEKFTLWNAISEALRHSFSE is encoded by the coding sequence ATGGCGGACCCGATTGGCGGCATGTGGCTCGCACTGAAATATGATGCAGAGCCATTCGGCGGACTGGCTGTCAAAAGCCAGCTTGGAAGTCGCCGGTCGAGCAGTCATCATAATTTATACAGCATCGAGACATATCCCGAAAACATGCGTCCGGCCGACACGGCAGCCGCACATCTGCAGTTTCATCTGCGACACGAACCCACTAGCCTTGAGTTGCTGGCGCGCGTTTTTGCGAAGACCGGACCAGGTTTTGTCCAGGAGTGGATAAACAGTGCACCGACAGGGCAATATGCCAGACGGGCGTCATTTCTCTTTGAGTTCGTCACCGGACAAACGCTCGTGCCGCCAGTCGACCTCGGCGGCAACTACGTCTCCGCACTGGACGGATCTTTTCAGGTAACAGCGTCTCCAGACAGGATGAGCAACGTCAGCCGATGGCGCGTCCGTGACAACATGCCCGGGAACCGCTTTTTTTGTCCCTTTATCCCGCTATCCACTCAACTCAAGACGGCTTCGGAGATGGACGTGTCTGCCGGTTACGGTGAACTGGTGCAGGAGTTCGGCGAGAACATGCTTGCCCGGGCCGCAGTGTGGCTGACAAACCGGGAAAGCAAGGCAAGTTTCACCATTGAAGGTGAGGAGCATCAACTTGACCGGATCCAGCGCTTCAGCCACGTACTCGCCACGAGAACCGGGCAAGGGACAGTCCCCCTGACAGATACTGACCTTGCCGAATTGCAACGCAACATCCTCGGTGACGTCACAATAACCGAGCATTTTGGCTTGCGGCTGTCACCGGTATTCGTTGGAGAATACACGATGAGGTACGAGAATGTTGTTCACTACCTCGCGCCTCCCGCAGACGACGTAGCGGATATGCTTGAGGGATTAAAAATTTTCCTCGACAGGACTGAAGGACAGTCTCCTGTCATGCGTAGCGCCGTGGCAGCCTTCGGGTTTGTCTACATCCATCCTCTTTCTGACGGGAACGGCCGTGTCCACCGGTTCCTGATAAATGACGTTCTCAGGCGGGACGGCGCCATCCCCGACCAGATCATCCTTCCCATCTCAGCCACCATCATTGGAGACCCGACGAGCAGGCGAAACTACGACCAGATTCTGGACAGGGTTTCAAAACCCCTGATGCGACAGATCACGGATCATGTCTCTTTCGATCGTGACATGAAGACCTATCCTGATGGGATAAAATCCAATCTCGACTTCTCAAGCCCTGATCTGGCGAGACCGGCCTGGCGCTATATCAATTTCGCCCCCCACGTTATCTATCTCAGCGCAGCACTAGAGATGACCATCAAGCACCACATGAAAGAGGAAGCCATATATCTCCGGTCGCACCATAATGCCCGGCAGGCACTCAAGGAGCTTGTTGAAATGCCGGATATGGATGCCGACCGCATCATCAGGTCATTACGGGATACTCGTTTCATACCCAGCGGCAAGATTCAGAAAGAATATCCCATGATCGAAAAATTCACGCTTTGGAACGCCATCTCTGAGGCGCTGAGGCATTCATTCTCTGAATGA
- a CDS encoding DUF1173 family protein, whose translation MTGTIIILPGGERFQLEWRRTDPERWERRLKAKYDESRSAERSDKARCLCQHRGASLPLQIRYRADSHSYHLAVWPNEGPLHEKTCPFYKPDPKKSGRASYVNSVIREGEDGDVAVTLSIGLRRKGPPRPVDDTPLPASDQPGQARQRRMTPLGLLHLLWERAGLTEWRPQFARHRTLTVALGRIASAGTRIRAQGRLISDLLCPVAPGHEKFGRRLHAIVRTEGQENHLFLIGFVEALEPDPRGNFTMALSGQRDGYRCFLTVPAAERNRLARSHQLAAATLALPEAARQAHVVALLYVTARNILAPNSRWRGWIQAEVRTGALMTVSRSMLPFESSHELAVADALVAAGRAFEKPLRFDAERDLVFPDFILQDTARNDGYPMEVFGRTDEAYATRRAEKENYYDATFGAGGWWSWDATTGSRMPPFPSGRLR comes from the coding sequence ATGACCGGCACGATCATCATCCTTCCCGGCGGGGAAAGGTTCCAGCTCGAATGGCGCCGGACCGACCCGGAGCGCTGGGAACGCCGCCTGAAGGCAAAATATGATGAGAGCCGGAGCGCGGAGCGTTCTGACAAGGCGCGATGCCTGTGCCAGCATCGCGGGGCCTCATTGCCTCTACAGATCCGTTACCGGGCGGACAGTCACAGTTATCACCTCGCCGTCTGGCCAAATGAAGGGCCGTTGCACGAAAAGACATGCCCCTTCTACAAGCCTGATCCGAAGAAAAGTGGGCGCGCCAGCTATGTCAATAGCGTAATTCGCGAGGGTGAGGATGGGGATGTCGCTGTGACCCTGTCGATCGGCCTGCGCCGCAAGGGGCCACCCCGGCCAGTCGATGACACGCCACTGCCTGCTTCAGATCAGCCCGGACAGGCGCGACAGCGCCGGATGACGCCTCTCGGGCTGCTCCATCTCCTGTGGGAACGGGCGGGGCTGACCGAATGGCGGCCGCAATTTGCCAGACACCGCACACTGACGGTGGCCCTGGGTCGGATTGCCTCTGCCGGAACCAGGATCCGGGCGCAGGGCAGACTGATCTCCGATCTTCTATGCCCTGTTGCCCCAGGGCATGAAAAGTTCGGACGGCGTCTCCATGCCATTGTCAGGACAGAAGGACAGGAAAACCATCTGTTCCTGATCGGGTTCGTGGAGGCTCTGGAACCAGATCCCAGGGGCAATTTCACGATGGCCCTGAGCGGACAGCGCGACGGTTACCGCTGCTTTCTGACAGTGCCTGCGGCCGAGAGGAACCGTCTTGCCCGGTCGCACCAACTGGCGGCAGCCACGCTCGCCCTGCCCGAAGCGGCGCGGCAGGCACATGTTGTAGCGCTGCTCTATGTGACGGCGCGAAACATCCTAGCCCCCAATAGCCGGTGGAGGGGCTGGATCCAGGCGGAAGTCAGGACCGGTGCCCTGATGACCGTCTCTCGCAGCATGCTTCCTTTCGAAAGCAGCCATGAACTGGCGGTAGCCGATGCCCTCGTGGCAGCGGGACGCGCATTCGAAAAACCACTGCGTTTCGACGCGGAACGGGATCTCGTTTTCCCGGATTTCATCCTGCAGGACACGGCGCGGAATGACGGATATCCAATGGAAGTTTTCGGTCGCACGGACGAGGCCTACGCTACCAGACGAGCCGAAAAGGAAAATTACTACGACGCGACCTTCGGAGCGGGTGGATGGTGGTCATGGGATGCGACAACAGGGAGCCGGATGCCGCCTTTTCCATCAGGCAGGCTGAGATAA
- a CDS encoding type IV secretory system conjugative DNA transfer family protein — MVKREIGGPQVHQQLKHGSTYRDTRPFTVRIAEELQSSSSGFALMILAGLSVLAPAIVGITFPLALCLTLWVMTRQPVLPFHLPRYSGLKDKHDLDPKTRRPRAAAGIIYLGTDGLTGQQLWLSSDAGRQHAAVPGTTGAGKTTSAISLLANPLAHGSGFILIDGKGDNTVHGDVLALARRFGLDDQVLNLNFLTASGIRQSNTFNPFATGNADAIREMLVSQLGEPSSNDANGVFRDRAVGLAGTIAPVLTWMRDTHGVPINIETMRYAMELRWIGTLARHRVFLIRNPGFDHPIEISVPEIPDDILYPAQAYLGELPGYDSSLAWNEQKENKPSEQHGYAKMYFTRVFTQLGVSLGHIFRAQIPDIDMRDVVLNRRILVVTLPALENSSDTLAGLGKIVVAAGRGVMAQLLGARLDGPAEQVFKLKAGSGDAPFHFFYDELSAYVTDGMDRQLAMGRGLNCMFWLGFQDLPGLTTRIGDKAFTLLGNANLTHAMRLQDAMRTREWIEKQSDRIEVSQATHFEGNSAGSYREGRGAEVREVARIPWADLQSLIEGEAITMYAGRIVHSKTFFAAVNGRSGAIRMAQPVMLAAPLDLNRVPPDQQLLALLATIEGGLFQSELTTVHDEPDVRALQEAVDRLGPGSQDILCNFAQIGAAVAAAPRRVATANDDEENEHAAGTDMLTPFSYMLRHAASIPKPGFRTQPRTIPPIDGHLLGRLEAIERRVDRQPGVARRQALLMLGVRDAMTKGASKEGAASTGMTEKEILAQIRILREKTSA, encoded by the coding sequence ATGGTGAAGCGCGAGATCGGCGGGCCGCAGGTCCACCAGCAACTGAAACACGGCTCTACCTATCGCGACACGCGTCCCTTCACGGTCCGGATCGCCGAAGAGCTGCAATCCAGCAGTTCCGGGTTCGCCCTCATGATTCTGGCAGGGCTCAGCGTGCTGGCTCCCGCGATCGTCGGGATCACCTTTCCCCTCGCCCTTTGCCTGACGCTCTGGGTCATGACCCGCCAACCCGTGCTGCCTTTTCATCTGCCCAGATATTCCGGACTGAAGGACAAACACGATCTTGACCCCAAAACCCGTCGGCCGCGAGCGGCGGCAGGCATCATATATCTTGGAACGGACGGACTGACTGGCCAGCAACTCTGGCTTTCATCCGACGCGGGGCGCCAGCACGCCGCCGTGCCAGGCACAACGGGTGCAGGCAAAACGACATCCGCCATCTCCCTGCTGGCCAATCCTCTTGCGCACGGATCCGGGTTCATCCTGATCGACGGCAAGGGTGACAACACGGTCCACGGCGATGTACTGGCGCTTGCCCGCCGCTTCGGGCTGGACGACCAGGTGCTCAATCTCAATTTTCTGACCGCAAGCGGCATCCGCCAGTCCAATACGTTCAATCCGTTTGCGACCGGCAACGCCGACGCCATCCGTGAAATGCTGGTCAGCCAGCTTGGTGAGCCGTCGAGCAATGACGCCAACGGCGTCTTTCGGGACCGTGCTGTCGGCCTTGCCGGCACGATCGCGCCAGTGCTGACCTGGATGCGCGACACCCACGGCGTGCCGATCAACATCGAGACCATGCGCTACGCCATGGAACTGCGCTGGATCGGCACGCTGGCCCGGCATCGCGTATTCCTGATCCGCAATCCCGGCTTCGATCACCCCATCGAGATCAGCGTGCCCGAAATTCCCGACGACATCCTCTATCCGGCCCAGGCCTATCTGGGCGAACTGCCAGGATATGATTCCTCTCTGGCGTGGAATGAGCAGAAAGAAAACAAACCGAGCGAGCAGCATGGCTACGCCAAGATGTATTTCACCCGGGTCTTCACGCAGCTTGGCGTCAGTCTCGGGCACATATTCCGCGCCCAGATCCCTGATATCGACATGCGCGATGTGGTGCTGAACCGCCGCATTCTCGTCGTCACGCTGCCCGCGCTGGAGAATTCATCGGATACGCTGGCCGGACTGGGCAAGATCGTGGTCGCGGCCGGCCGCGGCGTCATGGCCCAGCTTCTTGGCGCCCGCCTTGACGGCCCCGCCGAGCAGGTCTTCAAGCTCAAGGCAGGCAGCGGCGACGCGCCGTTCCATTTTTTCTACGACGAACTCTCCGCCTACGTCACGGACGGCATGGACCGGCAGCTGGCCATGGGACGCGGCCTGAACTGCATGTTCTGGCTGGGGTTTCAGGATCTTCCGGGTCTTACGACACGCATCGGCGACAAAGCCTTTACCCTGCTCGGCAACGCCAACCTCACCCACGCCATGCGCCTGCAGGATGCCATGCGCACGCGCGAGTGGATCGAAAAGCAGTCCGATCGGATCGAGGTCAGTCAAGCCACGCATTTTGAAGGCAACTCCGCCGGAAGTTACCGGGAAGGACGGGGCGCCGAAGTCCGGGAAGTCGCCCGTATTCCCTGGGCAGACCTTCAGTCACTCATCGAGGGCGAGGCCATAACGATGTATGCCGGTCGCATCGTCCATTCGAAGACGTTCTTTGCCGCCGTCAATGGGCGGTCAGGCGCGATCCGCATGGCTCAGCCGGTCATGCTTGCAGCGCCGCTGGACCTGAATCGGGTGCCCCCGGACCAGCAGTTGCTCGCCCTCCTCGCGACGATCGAAGGCGGCCTGTTTCAGTCTGAACTGACCACGGTACACGACGAGCCGGATGTTCGCGCACTCCAGGAAGCAGTCGACCGCCTCGGTCCAGGTTCTCAAGACATCCTGTGCAATTTTGCACAGATTGGTGCAGCAGTCGCCGCCGCACCACGCCGGGTTGCGACCGCCAATGACGATGAAGAGAATGAGCACGCAGCCGGAACAGACATGCTGACACCATTTTCCTATATGCTGCGTCACGCTGCCTCCATCCCGAAACCCGGTTTTCGGACACAGCCCCGCACCATACCTCCCATCGACGGTCACCTGCTTGGACGCCTGGAGGCTATTGAACGCCGCGTGGACCGGCAGCCTGGTGTAGCCCGGCGTCAGGCACTGCTTATGTTGGGTGTCAGGGACGCGATGACAAAAGGCGCATCGAAGGAGGGCGCTGCCAGCACCGGGATGACCGAGAAGGAAATCCTCGCCCAGATCAGGATATTGCGAGAAAAAACCTCGGCATGA